From bacterium, the proteins below share one genomic window:
- the gpmI gene encoding 2,3-bisphosphoglycerate-independent phosphoglycerate mutase has translation MSDKKAPTVLMVLDGWGVSTGEGRDAIADARTPAMDFLMAHYPATTLGAAGEDVGLPDNQIGNSEVGHLNLGAGRIVYQDFTRINKAIETGEFSRTQAFLQAFEMIKATSGRLHVMGLMSDGGVHSHIDQIKALVSAASERGIRSIFVHAFMDGRDTPPNSGLGFIRDMQKHLDTIPGGRIASVAGRFFPMDRDNRWERVERGFNVLVHGKGLTARSGEEAVQAAYQRGETDEFIQPTFITDGDAPARNISDGDGVIFMNFRADRAREITHAINDEKFAHFDRGRLPALSCYVCLAEYDETFPYPVAFPPTSLRAILGEVISNQGLSQFRIAETEKYAHVTFFFNGGEEKVFPGEERSLVPSPKEVRTYDLKPEMSAEGVTVEFLAKLDSGRFDFVLVNYANPDMVGHTGVYEAAVKAVEKVDECIGRVSDKVLESGGVLLITADHGNAESMQDSDGTPHTAHTTRRVPLILVGADYVPGDPELREGRLADVAPTILKIMGIQQPPEMTGTPLF, from the coding sequence ATGTCAGATAAAAAAGCCCCGACTGTGTTGATGGTCCTCGACGGGTGGGGAGTCTCCACAGGCGAGGGGCGTGACGCCATAGCGGATGCCAGGACGCCGGCCATGGATTTCCTCATGGCCCATTACCCTGCCACCACCCTCGGCGCCGCAGGGGAAGACGTCGGGCTTCCGGACAACCAGATCGGCAATTCGGAAGTCGGTCACCTGAACCTTGGGGCCGGCCGGATCGTGTATCAGGACTTCACCCGGATCAACAAGGCCATCGAGACGGGTGAGTTTTCCAGGACCCAGGCTTTCCTGCAGGCGTTCGAGATGATCAAGGCCACCTCGGGACGGCTCCACGTCATGGGTCTCATGTCTGACGGTGGAGTGCACAGCCACATCGACCAGATCAAGGCGCTTGTGTCCGCGGCTTCTGAACGAGGTATCAGGAGCATCTTCGTCCACGCTTTCATGGATGGACGGGACACCCCGCCCAACTCCGGTCTGGGGTTCATCCGGGACATGCAGAAACATCTCGATACCATCCCCGGAGGCCGGATCGCTTCCGTGGCGGGGCGCTTTTTCCCCATGGACCGTGACAACCGCTGGGAACGGGTTGAGAGAGGGTTTAACGTCCTCGTCCACGGAAAGGGGCTCACCGCCCGGTCGGGGGAGGAGGCGGTCCAGGCTGCCTACCAGCGTGGGGAGACCGACGAGTTCATCCAGCCTACATTCATCACCGACGGGGACGCCCCCGCCAGGAACATCTCGGACGGAGACGGGGTGATCTTCATGAACTTCAGGGCGGACCGTGCCCGGGAGATCACTCACGCTATTAACGACGAAAAATTCGCCCATTTCGACCGGGGCCGGCTACCCGCGCTTTCATGCTACGTCTGTCTTGCCGAGTACGATGAGACCTTCCCCTATCCGGTGGCTTTTCCGCCGACCTCCCTGAGAGCCATCCTGGGGGAGGTGATCAGTAACCAGGGTCTGTCCCAGTTCAGGATCGCCGAGACCGAAAAGTATGCCCACGTCACATTCTTTTTCAACGGTGGCGAGGAGAAGGTCTTTCCGGGGGAAGAGAGGAGCCTGGTGCCTTCACCCAAAGAGGTGCGGACCTACGACCTGAAGCCCGAGATGAGTGCTGAAGGGGTGACCGTGGAGTTCCTGGCAAAGCTGGACTCGGGCCGTTTCGATTTTGTTCTGGTCAATTACGCGAATCCCGACATGGTGGGCCACACCGGAGTGTACGAAGCCGCTGTAAAGGCCGTCGAAAAGGTGGACGAGTGCATCGGCCGGGTGAGCGACAAGGTTCTCGAATCAGGGGGGGTGCTCCTCATCACGGCCGACCACGGAAACGCCGAATCGATGCAGGATTCCGATGGTACACCCCATACGGCCCACACCACCCGGCGGGTTCCGCTGATCCTGGTCGGCGCGGACTATGTGCCGGGTGACCCGGAACTGCGGGAAGGGCGCCTGGCCGACGTGGCTCCCACAATTTTGAAGATCATGGGTATTCAGCAACCACCGGAGATGACAGGCACTCCCCTGTTCTGA